The genomic window TAAAAATGGGAACAATTAACGGAGTAGTGGATGATGTTCTCCTAGTAATGTCTACATTGAGACTGATAGTTAAAGCAGAAGATTTACATACGAAACACCCACTTACATGAACTGGATACTCAAATTTCTATGggaaacaaaaatttatgagCACAAAAAACTAGCAGTTAGATTCTATATTCACATGggatatatacacacatacatatatcaCCTGTAAGCACAACAATAGTGAATTCGCAAGCACCTTATTCTCCACCACACATCTGCATCAGCAGAAGTCTAAGAGAATCATTAgtctaacaaaaattaattaatcagaaaacaaataatgcatGTGTCAGAAAAGTGTAGCCATGTAGGCGTACCCGAGACAATCTTTCCCTACATCTCTGGCATTATATCTAGTGTATCCTAGACCAGTATGATCCCATACCTGTAAAAGATGTGCTTGTGAGCCAATCATAAGAACCTTAAAACATCAACATCCACCAACACAACAACGAGGAAAAGAAGGCCTCAGAAATTGCAACATAAAAAATGTTACTCATACAGCAAAAGATTATCCAAGATTTACATAACTTGATGTAACAGCCAGAGGGCATGAAACAAAATGAAGCTCAATAAGACTAggtcaatttttaattattcaccAGCTTTTCAGGTATACTAGAGAATATAAAGGAAGGAAATCCATAAAATGGAATAGGAATACTCCGAACTCCGAAAACAAGCTCTCATTCTATTTGATGTCCAGATGAGTTAAGAGTGAAATTACCAGGAAGTGTAATTCTGACTGATGAAGTAGAAAAATGTATTGACAACAAAATGAGAAGAGAAATATGATACAACTAAGAAATGTCTTAACTTAAATTCAATTTATTGTTCCCATCATTCCCTTCCCATAACTTGTTGATTCAGCATTCAAACTATTCTGCTCCCAAAAGTTGAAATCCCAAATATCAAGTTCTCATTTGCAAGCAAGCATaagtttaaaagaatttttcctTGCTATTGCATAGGCCCTTAGGTATGATAAATCAAATTATCATGGCTCAACACATTGAGGTGGGTGAATTTAAACTACAATGGATGAATTGAGTACGTCAAAGAAAGTTGGAGACTTGGTTGGATGAtgaaaagatatttaaaatgatTGGAAAAATAATCAGTTCCAGATTTTCAACTGGTGTAGGAAAGGAAATTACACAACCAGAGAAGAATTGAATGGACCGATAATGGTCTGAGTGAACTTTTCATCAGATGAACTCCACTTAAATATGAAACCATGGAAGAAATAGAACATGGATAATTCACCACACCGAGATACCTAGTCTTCAGATATTACATTGATTTACTCATTCAAGTACATTTCTATTGGATTTAAAGAgaatatttgttaaattaatcATCCCGAACACGAAAGTGGAAAAACAGGAATTTAAGGATCACCtgcatttgattaaaaaatgcatGTCGCTGTTGCTCAACATGCTCCCAAGCACCAACCTCTGCACAATAACGGGAAAAGCCATACTACATTGAGAATACTCCCTCCAAgcataaataacaataaataatataccTCTATGCTCCAATAGACTCAATGGACAGATTAACTTaactaaataattataatatctaAAAAGGAGGCAATAAAGGACTTTCAATACAACCTTTaactttaaataaaatcaatgaactTTATAGAGTTACTCAGTGTAATGGAGTTTACAGGTAGCAATGTAATAGCAGATTAATATTTCACTGTGAAGGATATgagaaatgaaatttcataagcAAAAGTTAATGGGGAAAatgaactaaattttttttttttctgaagcAGGTAAAACACATGCATAATTACCTTTGAAAAATGATATTGTTGAAGGAGTCACTGTGCTAACTCTTGAATCAGGGATAGCATTCTTATTAAAGCATTGTCTTGAGCTTAAAGCAGGATTGCTATCAATAATAGCTATTGATAATTGTTTTGTCAAAGGCATACTtgctgcaaaataaaacaaggaGATATAAAATACCAAAAAGCGCAGACATATCTAACATTGGGACTTTAGTGcaattttaatctatattaATATGAAATCGTACATTCAACTTTAATCACATTGGACAAAACATGTAGTGCAATTGATCTATTGAAAGTTTCTGAGTACAAACTAAATATTGCATTGTTCCCTTCTAAAAGCACAAACATGGTTAGTTTCATAAAGAAGTTTATTTCTGGAGGTTGAAAGAATGAAAGTCGAGTTCCAGCAGCTTACTGTTTccaaatttgaaaagaaaaatttgacACTGGctagaaacaaaaatataatcaaatattttatgttAACAAAGAAGCATTACAATAATACCTACACAATGCACAAGCAAAAGCCAGGCCGACCATGCCTCCACCAACAATTGCAATATCATGTTGGTTAACCTTATTTGTCATACCAACCTTCTCTGCATAATCCTGTTAAGTAATAAGtcaaaaagaacatcaaatgACCACTAGATGATATTAATGtcagaagaaataaaaagaaggttGAAATTGTGGAtaccaaataaaaagaataaaatattagaaattgtAGGGAACCAATAAAAGCTGAAGTATTCCTCTTGGGTGAGATTTGGGGTACAATACTTCCTTTACCAAGAAATCAAAGGTGGATTAAGTACATGATATGGGAGTTCCAAAGTTAAGCCTAATAAATACCACTCACAAAATAGGGAAATATAAGATGAGGGTCATGGTTTTAGCGAATATGCAAGTGGGGCTAATTGAGAGTAAATAATAAAGAACTAAGAAGCCACACACAGAGACAAATAAGAGAATTGACTTTTCAAGGTTAAACTCTTTTTAACAacaaattttggagaaaattccACTCCACACCGACATTATCTTTTGGTTTCACATGGAATTACCATTCCAAATTTTCTAGATCTTGTTTCCctctatattaatatttatcttatttccaaaaagaaaatacaaataacatGACTCTCAAGAAAattcaacacacacacacaaatttgCACAACTAATATTCATGTTTGCCACCATATTGTAAAATAAGGAAAGACCTATGATATCTACATACTAGAGGAGCCTTTGGAAAGACCAATGAAATAAGTTAGACTAGAAAAATTATGATACTGGACTAAATGGATCTGATTTTGAATTGAACTGGTAGTTGGTCATCAAAAGTCTAAAGTCAACTTTTCCAACAAGAGAAAATATTGCAGCAAGCAAGATGCCACGTGAAGAAGGTTAATACATCATTCAAACAATTAAGGAATACATACAGATGCACAACGTCTAAAGGAATAACCAATAGAGAAATTAGAGATATAAGCCATGTCATCAGGTAAAAATCTAGGTTCTACAAAGCCTCAAAAGAGGCCAAATTCACCAGCTAAGAAACCAGTTCAAGAACGCCACTCCCACAATCAAGACAAAAGAATACCATGAGCTACACCTAGCAATCAACATGTTAAATTGTGACAGAACTGAATCAAGCTGCCCTTAAAGAAATAACACGGTAACCATTCACACTATCTAAGATAAACATGTGAACTCCATCGACCGCTCATGCATGTCAATGAACAAAAATTCCAGTCTGAAGGTAAATTATAAATGGAAATCACCGTGCCACGCTCAATACTGGAGGAGACTCCAACAGCTGCAGTGTCACAGGAGTTCCTTCTTCTCAAATAGTTTGAAGAACACATGGTGTTCAATGCCCTTTTGCAACATCCCTGTTATGTTCAAAGTACAAACAGCAGCATAAGATTAGTACCAACAAGCACCAATTCCAGAATGTAAAGAAAAACAATACGCATAGATTAAGAAAGACAAACCTTTTAACCCGGAACATCAACATTGTGACCAGAACCTGCACAGAAGAAAAATACCTGCAAGTTGCAACATTAACATGCCTGATTATTTACTACGcggagaaaataaaatacaatacaacaGCATTAAGTTGATGATCACTgaaaaagattaaataaaaaaaaaacattacatgAAAATTATCTTATACTATATGTAATAGCAATCAAATCTGACAAGATGATATCTTTTTCAAACATGAAAACAAACATACTCTGAACCATGATGGATGAAcatctttttccccaaataTCTATAAATTATATCCCAGTGATATACTGATATTGGTAaactatgtgtgtgtgtgtgtgtgtgtgtgtgtgtgtagaacAGAATCATATCTTAATTTGCAAATGCCTTTACCGATCCAGTGACCTAAAAACTGAGATTTTGAGAGAACTATTGAAAaagataagattttaaatatcTAGAGAGGATAAAATTTAGCAGCAATTATAGACGGATTGGAAATAGGGATGAAACTTCATGCTGACCTACGAAACCAAGATCAAAAGGCACAGTCCCGGAGGTCACTCGTATTCCACGTCGATATGCGAAGACGGTGATGAGGACGCGAACTTCGAAGATGATGAGAGATTCCGGCGAAGGGACAGCGGCACGGCGGCGTGGGAATGGGGAATTGGAACGGAAACGAGGAGGGGAAGAGAACCCACGCAAAAGTTTGCGAAATAACCCCttgatattatgaaaattttgatgatttagcCATTGCATATATCTATTGTGAAAGTTGTAAGGACTAAAgtgcatataatatatacatgtatattgttattaaaattgttatcattattgtttttattatggaaatttatggtttttttaaaggCTTTGATTCTTTGGTTTGGGAGGTATAGGTTTTAAATCAGTTCAAATTGAAGTATTAagagttatataaaaaaagaattttcgtataaatatttttatttttacaaaaatttaaatttaaaatcaactATTTGAGCAATTTAAAACTCTACTACCACTTAGAACAAactcttttaataaaattatttttatttacttatatatattaacaaaatggGCAAATCAGTATTcacattaattatattatttacttatatatttatttatatgttattaataaaaataaaataaagaatttaaaaaccTGTTCTTTAatctctctttatttatttttaagaaataaaaataacatatattttttcttgtGAGTTGATTTTCAGgggtaaaaatatttttatagagatatataaataaatataatttttacaagtgtacattagtaattattaaaatatacaagGGTATCAAAGCAATTTTCTAAGAACAAAAACAGAAATGAAAAACCAACCATTCAACAACAATGGCTTCTTCTCCCATCATCTTCAatccatctccttctcctccaaCCATCTCTCACACTCCAAAACCAAATCATTCTTCTTCCATTCCCATTATGCAAGTCTTCACTGCAATCCACCATCAAGTCCTTAGAGCACTACAGTTTAGAAGAAAACAAGCTCAAGAACACCAAGCTTTTCTTCAGTTCAATCATTTCACTTGTATATCAGCCAAAGCCTCCATGAAGCAAATGACCTCCGTGCGCATGGCGCGCATTGGTTATGACCCTAACTATTCCTGGACAACCAATTCATCAATCTCTACTCCAAATGTGGCCAAATTGAGGGTTGCTCGGAAGGTATTCGATGACTATGTCTGAGAGAAATGTGGTATCTTGGAATGTATGATTTCTGGATATTGTTCAATGAGATGCTACCTTGATACTCTTGAGCTCTTTTTGCAATATGGTTGAAGAAGGACAGTGGTCGAATGATCCGACTTTTGCTTGGTGCTCATGCGTGCAGCTGGTTCAAGGAATATTGAACATGGCTGGCAGATATAGCTATATACTGAAAATGGGTTTCTTATCTTGTATTTCATTGGGCAATGCGTTGATTGGCATGTACTCGAAGTTTTGCAGAACAAGAGATGCTGAATTGGTGTTTGAGAGCATGGCAGAGAAAGATGCGAGTCTACGTGGAATTCCTATTATTGCCGCTAAAAGCTCAGAATAGGCTTGGTGTCATGGAAGCTATGGATCTGTTTGTTGAAATGCTGATGGAAGGATTACCACCAGATGACTACACCTTTGGTAGCTTGTTAGCTAATATAGGCGTTCCTGGTGTTGAAGAAATTCATGCTCAGAGTTATCAAAGAGGTTTAGGAGGGAATGTTGTTGTAGGAAGCACTCTTCTTGATGCCTAGTGCCCGATGTTTGAACCCACAGGATGCTCAAGTCTTCAAGATGATGGAGGACAGGAACACCGTTGCATGGAATTCTGTCATATCTGCATGTTTAATGAATGGAATGGAAAATGAAGGTCTTGAGCTTTACCTGCAAATGGCCGACTGTGGGATACTTGCGGATGCATATACAGTGTCTATTCTCCTCACGGCTGCAGCAGTAAGCCAATGGTCTGTAATTACAGGAAAGCAGCTCCATGGTCTTGCTGTTAAAATGGGACTGTATATGGATACACTGATAGGAAACAGCCTCATTACCATGTATGCCAAAAATGGGGAGATTTCTGATTCATGGCAGAAGCTTTTAAGTCTGTATCGGAAGCGATATCATCTCTTGAACTCCATTGTCCACGCTCACCTCAGAATGAGCAATTTGAGCAAGCGTTGGCTCTGTATGTCCAAAATGAAGGTTTTGGGCTTTGAACCAGATGAATTTAGCTTTGTTGCTGCTCTGGCAGCTGTGGTGAACAGCTTTGGTGCAATACTGGAAGGAATTCATTCCAATTTGGTAAAGATTGGCATGACACCAAATGCATTTGTAGGAAGTGCGCTCATTGGCATGTATTCCAAATTCACAGCCACAACCCGATGCTAAGAGGGTCTTCGACGTAGTGAAGACAAAGACCTTGTCACATGGAACTCCGCTGATTTCTGGGTTTTGCTCAAAACGGTTATGTGAGATGAAGTTCTGAAGCTCCTCTCTCTGTGATGAGGGAAGAAACTTCGAACCAGATGATTCTCACATTGCAAGTATTCTAGCAGCATGTGCAAATACCATTACGGTAGAACATGGAAGGCAGGGTGCATTGTCTGATCCTGAAATCAGACCAAAAATGGATGCAGCTGTAGCCAATGCATTAATAACAATGTATAGTAGAGCTGGAAGAGAGAAGCAGAAAGGTCTTCTCCAAACTTCGACCAAGAATGTAATATCATGGACAGCAATGATGGGAGCTATGTTCAGTGTGGCAACCGTCAAGAGGCATTTCGACTTTTGAACTGATGGAAACTAGCGGAGTAACACGATGAAAAAGACTTTCATCACCATATTAAGTGCTTGCAGTTACACAGGTCAAAGAGCAAAAGACAGCAGACTACTTCAAGTTAATAGAAAGCGAATTATGGGATAAGACCTGGATTTGACCACTGTGCATGCATGGTAGAGTGTTCTAGGGAGAGCAGGAAGATTACAGAAGctgaagaattcatagaaaggATGCCCATACTGAAACCTAGTGCTCTTGTATGGAAAATGCTGCTAAGTGCATGCAGGGTTCACGGTGATGCTCGAGAGGAAGAGATCCATGGAAGATAATGGCTCTTGATCCTAGCAGATTCAGCAGCTTATGTTCTGCTTTTCGAACTTGTATGCCTCTTTTTGGGTACTGGGACGAGTGTCGTGAGGTGCTGCGATTGATGAGAGACAACGGGGTCAGGAAGGAACCGGAAAGAGTTGGATCCAAGTGCATAATAAAGCTCATGTGAGTTTGTGGCAGGCGATCACTCCATCCTGCAAACCGATGAAATATATGCACATTGAGAGTTgctaaaacaaatgaaaagcaGAAGGTTACATTCCAGGTGTGGAGTTTTCtgataaatacatgaaagagatgtaaataattttcaattgtGAGAGTTCAATGACTATAATCAACACTTGACTCGAGAGGACTAGTAAATTGTAGTGTATTCCTTATCACTGTAATGTATACAATTCTTGTCAAAAAAGTTTTTGCAAAAAATGAAGTACATATTACAATGTGGCGACATGTCTGGAAAAGTTGTCGGCAATTGGGAGAAGTGCAATAGGCCCAGATGGCAGGAATCTCTACCATGCACAGTGGTTTTTCCTGGCATGTTCAACTGTACAGATTAGTTGTCACTTTGTAGGTATTTCCATCCAGTCATCTTCAATCCTGCAATCTCCATGACATGTGACTTAATACCATCAGCTCACAATCCTTGATTTAAGATTGCTGGAAGAGGTGTGCATATAATTGAAGAGCGTACAGTAGGATAATTCATGAAATTTGGAGCTAAAATTTACCACTAATTTTGCATGTATGCTCATTGAGATCACTCAAGTCCAGCTTACAAACCAGATCTTGTTACATTTcttatcttcattttcttttgtagGTGATGCCCCTGATATATTGTCCTTGACATATTTTTGTCCAGCAGCATTTCCTGCTGACGAATATTGTGTGACGAGAAGGCCATTGAGTCAATCTGGCGGAGAGTAAATAGACTTCTGGAAATCTGCATTTCTGCCATAATGCATGACTCCTAAGAACTTGAGCGTTGCATAgaataattagttatttaaatgcCCACAATATAAAATAGGGAAACAATTAATGGAGTACTGGATGATGTTCTCCTAGTAATGTCTACATCGAGACTGATCGTTAAGCAGAAGATTTACATTTTACATACTAAACACCCACTTACATGAACTGGATACTAAAATTCCTATGGGAAACAAATATTCAGGAGCACAAAACACTAGCAGTTAGATTTTAAATTCACACtagatatatacacacataaatatATCACCTGTAAGCACAACAATGAGTGAATTTGCAAGCACCTTATTCTCCACCACACATCTGCATCAGCGAAGTCTAAGAGAATCATTAgtctaacaaaaattaattaatcaaaaagaacaaataaTGCATGTGTCAGAAAGTGTAGCCGTGTAGGCGTACCCGGAGACAATCTTTTCCCTGCATCTCTGGCATTATACCTAGTGTATCCCTAGACCAGTATAATCCCATACCTGTAAAAGATGTGCTTGTGAGCCAATCATAACAACCTTAAAACATCAACATCCACCATCACAACAACGAGGAAAAGAAGGCCTCAGAAATTGCAACATAAAAAATGTTACTCATACAACAAAAGATTATCCAAGATTTACATAACTTGATGTAAACAACCAGAGAGCATGAAACAAAATGAAGCTCAATAAGACCagatcaatttttaattattcaccAGCTTTTCAGGTATACTAGAGAATATAAAGGAAGGAAATCCATAAAATGGAAAAGGAATACTCCGAAAACAAGCTCTCGTTTAATTTGATGTCCAGATGAGTTAAGAGTGAAATTACCGGGAAGTGTAATTCTGACTGATAAAGTAGAAAAATGTATTGACAACAAAATGAGAAGAGAAATATGATACAGCTAGAAAGTACttaacttgaaattaatttattgttccCACCATTTCCTTCCCATAACTTGTTGATTCAGCATTTAAGCTATTCTGCTCTCAAAGTTGAAATCCCAAATATCAAGCTCTCTTCTGCAAGCAAGCACAAGGTTAAAAGAATTTTTCCTTGTAATTGCATAGGCCCTATAGGTATGATAAATTAAACTATCATGGATCAACACATTGAGGTGGGCAAATTTAAAGTACAATGGATGAACTGAGTACATCAAAGAAAGTTGGAGATTTGGTTGGatgataaaaagatatttaaaatgattgaaaaaataatcagTTCCAGATTTTCAACTGGTGTGGGAAAGGAAATTACACAACCATAGAAGAAATTGAATGGACCAATAGAGGTCTGAGTGAACTTTTCATCAGATGACCTCCACTTAAATATGAAACCATGGAAGAAATGGAACATGGATAATTCACCACACCGAGATACCTAGTCTTCAGATATTACATTGGTTTACTCATTCACATACATTTCTATTGGATTTAAAAGAGAATATTAGTTAAATTAATCATCACGACACCAAAAGGGAAAAACAGGAATCTAAGGATCACCtgcatttgattaaaaatgcaTGTCATTGTTGCTCAACATGCTCCCAAGCACCAACCTCTGCACAATAAAGGGAAAAAGCCATACTACATTGAGAATACTCCCTCCAAgcataaataacaataaataatatagcTCTATGCTCAATAGACTCAATGGACAGATTAATTTAgctaaataattataatatctaAAAAGGAGGCAATAAAGCAGTTTCCATACAACCTTTAACtttaaataatatcaatgaACATTATAGTGTTACTCAGTGTAATGGAGTTTACAGATAGCAATGTAATAGCGGATTAATATTTCACTGTGACGAATAAgagaaatgaaatttcataagcAAAAGTTAATGGGGATAATGaactaaatttttttctgaAGCAGGTAAAACACATGCATAATTACCTTTGAAAAATGATATTGTTGAAGAGTCACTGTGCTAACTCTTGGATCAGGGATAGCATTCTTATTAAAAGCATTGTCTTGACCTTAAAGCAGGATTACTGTCAATAATAGCTATTGATAATTGTTTTGTCAAAGGCATACTTGCTGCAAAATAAAACACAGagatataaaatatcaaaaagtgcagacatatataattttgagaCTTTAAGTGcaattttaatctatattaATATGAAATCGTACATTCAACTTCAATCACATCGGAGAAAACATGTAGTGCAATTGATCTATTTAAAGTTTCCGAGCACAAACTAAATATTACATTGTTCCCTTCTAAAAGCACCAAACATGGTTTTGTTTCATAAAAGAAGTTTATTTCTGGAGGTTGAAAGAATGAAAAGTCGAGTTCCAGCAGCTTACTGTTTCCAAATTTGAAGTAAAAATTTGACACTGgctagaaacaaaaaaatataatcaagtatTTCATGTTAACAAAAGAAGCATTACAATAATACCTCACACAATGCACAAGCAAAAGCCAGGCCGACCATGCCTCCACCAACGATTGCAATATCATGTTGGTCAACCTTATTTGTCATACCAACCTTCTCTGCATAATCCTGTTAAGTAATAAGTCAAAGAACATCAGATGACCACTAGATGATATTAATAtcagaagaaataaaagaagattgAAATTGTGgataccaaataaagaataaaaatattggaAATTGCTGGGAACCAATAAAGCTGAAGTATTCCTCCTGGGTGAGATTTGGGGTACAATATTTTGTGGTATTGTCAATAAATGTACAGTTGTGGAAACcaaatgataattttaaaagttgAGAATGTTATGGGTCCAGCCCATATTTGCAATATTTCATATGCTTTTCTTTAGTTGTTATGTTGGGCCTTTTATGTTGGACTTGTTATGCTTATTTCTATGTCATTTGGCATTGATATTAGGGTTTCCAAGAGAATTTTTCTTTTGGTGATTTTTATTCTTTGGTTTTGGCTGTACTACATGAAAAAGGCGGAcggcaatcaaagaagaaagagagaaactTAAGAGGGTTTGTTATTCCCGGTTTTGTGTGCGCAGTTTTGATCAACTCTACGATCGGAGGTGCTCCTGTGGTCCGATTTTGCTCAAATTTGGCCAGCTTGTTCCTGACAAGAAGGGCTTAATTTTGAACGGTCGGATCGTCCTCAGGTGCTCTGGTTTGGTCAGAAACGCAGCTTTAACAGACCAGCAGTTTTTGGGTTGATTGAAttgtttaattggttggttGTCTTGATTGTTTGACTTTGTGAGTGTCGTAGAGACCTCTGGCGATCTTTACAGAGAATGTATTCTTCCTGGAAGAGATTCAGGGCACATTATCTCCTGGTATCTCATTAAATGGCTAAAAAGAAAGATCCAAAATAGAACGACAACAAACTGCAGTTATAATTCCCAGTGATGATGCACTAATTCAGGCTAAATGGAGAATTCATTCAATGTTGATGGTTCATCAAAGCCATAAGAACATGTTACTCACTATTGGCACCTAATTTCTAGAAAATAAGGCTTTCATCATCTGCTGCCTGAATAAGTCATACTTCCGTTCAATGTAACTGTCAACACAAAGAAATGACCTCTGGAAAAGAACTATATTTTCATAGCTCAATTCCTAACAAACGAGCAAATTTGGAATATAAAATTTCTGCTTGCCAATATAGCCATCTTTTTGAACCCTAGAAAGTTGAATACTTCCTTTGCCAAGAAATCAAGGAGGATTAAGTACACGATATGGGTGTGCCAAAGTTAAGCCTACTAAATACAATTCACAAAATAGGGAAATATAAGATGAGGGTCATGGTTATAGCGAATATGCAAGTGGGGCTAATTGAGAGTAAATAATAAAGAACTAAGATGCCACACACACAGACAAATAAGAGAATTGACTGTCAAGGTAGAAGTTTGCAAGCATTAAACTCTTTTTAACGAcaaattttggagaaatctCCACTCCGCACAGACATTATCTATTGGTTTCACATGGACTTACCATACCAAACTTTCTAGATTTTGTTTCCctcaatattaatatttatcttaattccaaaaaaaatacaaataacatgACTCTCAAGAAAAttcaacacacacacacccaaATTTGCACAAGTAATGTTCATGTTTGCCCACCATATTGTAAAAGAAGGAAAAACCTATGATATCTACACACTAGAGGAGACTTTGGAAAGACCAATGAAATAAGTTAGATTAGAAAAACTATGATACTGAAATATATGGATCTGATTTTGAATTGAACTAATAGTTGGTCAACAAAAGTCTAAAGTCAACAACTTTTCCAACAAGAGAAAATATTGCTGCAGAAAGCAAGATGCGACATGAAGAAGGCTAATACATCATTCAAACAATTAAGGAATACATACAGATGCACAATGTCTAAGGGAGTAGCCAATCAAGAAATTAGAGATACAAG from Dioscorea cayenensis subsp. rotundata cultivar TDr96_F1 unplaced genomic scaffold, TDr96_F1_v2_PseudoChromosome.rev07_lg8_w22 25.fasta BLBR01000147.1, whole genome shotgun sequence includes these protein-coding regions:
- the LOC120253654 gene encoding putative pentatricopeptide repeat-containing protein At3g49142, translating into MEDRNTVAWNSVISACLMNGMENEGLELYLQMADCGILADAYTVSILLTAAAVSQWSVITGKQLHGLAVKMGLYMDTLIGNSLITMYAKNGEISDSWQKLLSLYRKRYHLLNSIVHAHLRMSNLSKRWLCMSKMKVLGFEPDEFSFVAALAAVVNSFGAILEGIHSNLVKIGMTPNAFVGSALIGISSLCDEGRNFEPDDSHIASILAACANTITVEHGRQGALSDPEIRPKMDAAVANALITMYSRAGREKQKGLLQTSTKNVISWTAMMGAMFSVATVKRHFDF
- the LOC120253655 gene encoding uncharacterized protein LOC120253655 yields the protein MFMIRVKRDVAKRALNTMCSSNYLRRRNFCDTAAVGVSSNIERGTDYAEKVGMTNKVDQHDIAIVGGGMVGLAFACALSSMPLTKQLSIAIIDSNPALRSRQCF
- the LOC120253659 gene encoding ubiquinone biosynthesis monooxygenase COQ6, mitochondrial-like; this encodes MCSSNYLRRRNSCDTAAVGVSSSIERGTDYAEKVGMTNKVNQHDIAIVGGGMVGLAFACALSSMPLTKQLSIAIIDSNPALSSRQCFNKNAIPDSRVSTVTPSTISFFKEVGAWEHVEQQRHAFFNQMQVWDHTGLGYTRYNARDVGKDCLGCVVENKVLANSLLLCLQNADFQKTIYSARLTSMAFPDHKSLSARNAAGQEHGKDNISGASLTKEKEVKKCNNRFVKLDLSDSKTIHAKLV